The genomic interval GCCAGCGCCTGGGATCAGAATGCCCACCTGCGCGTCGGCTCTCCCATCGGCGCTACTCTCGAGAACATCGCATTGGGGTGGATTCGAGATCTGCTGTCCCTTTCGACAGGGTGGGGCGGGGGCTTCGTCACCGGCACGACCATGGGGAACTTCGCCTGCCTCGCCGCGGCGCGCCACCACGTTCTGGCGAATTCGGGATGGGACGTCGAAGCGATGGGGCTTTACGGTGCGCCGGAGATTCAGGTCATCGTGGGTGACGAGGTCCACGCGACTCTGTCGAAGGCGCTCGCTCTTCTCGGGCTCGGCCGAGATCGGGTCGTTCGCGTGCCCGTCGACGGCCAGGGCCGAATGAGAGCGGACTCCCTGCCCGATCTCTCGCCCACGAGCATCGTCTGCCTCCAGGCGGGAAACGTGAATACCGGTGCTTTCGATCCCATCCGCCCGATCACGCGGTGGGCTCGTCGCGGCGGCGCATGGGTCCACGTCGATGGCGCATTCGGCCTCTGGGCGGCGGTCTCGCCGAAAACTGCGGGGCTGACTGACGGAATTTCCGAGGTCGATTCGATCGCCACCGATCTCCACAAATGGCCGAACGTGCCCTACGACAGCGGCCTCGCCCTCTACCGAATGCCCGAGGACGCACGGCGGGCACTCTCGATGACGGCGGCCTACTTACCCGCGGGCGATGACCGTCAGCCCTGCCACTACACCCCCGAGTCCTCGAGAAGAGCTCGGGGCGTCGAGATCTGGGCAGCGCTTCTTTCTCTGGGTCGCTCTGGCATCGTGGCCCTCGTCGAGCGCTGTTGTCGCCTGGCGCGTCGTTTCGCCGAAGGATTCTCAGCGGCCGGCTTCGAGGTATTGAACGAGGTCGTGCTCAATCAGGTGCTGGTGTCGTTCGGAGACGACGCCACGACCAGGGCCGTCGTCCAGGCCGTCCAGGACGAGGGAACCTGCTGGTGCGGCGAAACGTTCTGGCAAGGTCGGGCCGCCATGCGGGTGAGCGTCTCCTCGTGGGCGACCACGAACGACGACGTCGAGCGGAGTCTCGACGCCATCATCCGCATCGCCCGGCAAATCAATACTTAGGAAGGGACGGATCGATCCGATCCGCCCACGCCAAAATACCCCCCTCCAGGTTGCGCACCCGGGTGAATCCCGCTCCCATCAGGAACTCGGTCGCCTTGGCGCTCCTCGCACCACTGCGACAGTGGATCACGATGTCGCGGGCCGAGTCGAGGCGGTGCACCTCGTGCGGCAAGCGTCCCAGAGGGATGAGCGTCGCCTGCTCCAGATGAACGATGTCCCACTCGTGCGGCTCGCGTACGTCGAGAACGAAGACGCCGCTGTCGGAATCGAGAAGTCGCTTCAGCTCTTCCACGGTGACGGTTGGAACCGAGCCCTCGGGAGCCTCCACCGGTTGCGCGGGAATGCCGCAGAACGCCTCGTAATCGATGAGCTCCCGGATGGTGGGACTCGTGCCGCAGATCGGGCAGTCGGGGTCCTTTCGCTGCCGGAGCTCGCGAAACCGCATTTCCAGAGCGTCGAACACGA from Vicinamibacteria bacterium carries:
- a CDS encoding aminotransferase class V-fold PLP-dependent enzyme gives rise to the protein MKELLENSARRAAIYLEGLSERSVTPRADDLTRLRELHISLPDQPTSPEQVLKTLDDVGSPATVASAGPRYFGFVTGGALPASLAASVLASAWDQNAHLRVGSPIGATLENIALGWIRDLLSLSTGWGGGFVTGTTMGNFACLAAARHHVLANSGWDVEAMGLYGAPEIQVIVGDEVHATLSKALALLGLGRDRVVRVPVDGQGRMRADSLPDLSPTSIVCLQAGNVNTGAFDPIRPITRWARRGGAWVHVDGAFGLWAAVSPKTAGLTDGISEVDSIATDLHKWPNVPYDSGLALYRMPEDARRALSMTAAYLPAGDDRQPCHYTPESSRRARGVEIWAALLSLGRSGIVALVERCCRLARRFAEGFSAAGFEVLNEVVLNQVLVSFGDDATTRAVVQAVQDEGTCWCGETFWQGRAAMRVSVSSWATTNDDVERSLDAIIRIARQINT